Proteins co-encoded in one uncultured Draconibacterium sp. genomic window:
- a CDS encoding glycoside hydrolase family 2 TIM barrel-domain containing protein, with protein sequence MKKLAVFALLLLPFIGLAQDAFIQNTNGREFTSLNGKWKYVLDPYEQGQIGFMPVYKNVKQKDKSDRVEYSFDDAQTLWVPGAWDAQKPELAYYEGSIWYRKTFDKTDLSNDKRYFVYVGAANYISTVTLNGEVLGVHEGGFTPFAFEITDLLKEKDNFLIIGVNNSRRKGGIPAPVTDWFNHGGITRDVKLIEVPKTFVSNYFLSLDKNTLDSKTKQINGKLELNGKTFPDKARIEIPELKVDKEVDVAADGTCNFTISIKNIELWSPKNPKLYEVSISAANDKVSDQIGFRTIETEGKKILLNGKQIFLRGISLHDENPLRADRANSVEDAKLVLGWAKELGCNFIRLAHYPHQENILREADKMGILLWEELPLYWGIDWKDQGVLRKAKQQYTEVINRDYNRASSIIWSIANETTPSDSRNAFLGAVADHIRSIDNTRLLSAACKKDQPGDGNKAKYYTINDPLMKYLDIVSFNEYLGWYGGLPDECREKVISSDEDKPIIVSEFGGGALQGFHADSLTRWSEEFQEYLYHESISMFDKIDGLAGMTPWILVDFMSPLRQLPGVQDGWNRKGLISEKGYKKKAFFELQKYYEKKAVEYE encoded by the coding sequence ATGAAAAAATTAGCAGTATTTGCATTGCTCCTGTTGCCATTTATTGGTTTGGCTCAGGATGCTTTTATTCAGAATACCAACGGACGAGAATTTACCAGCTTGAACGGTAAGTGGAAATATGTACTTGATCCTTACGAACAGGGGCAGATTGGCTTTATGCCTGTTTATAAGAATGTAAAACAAAAAGACAAATCAGATCGGGTTGAATACAGTTTCGACGATGCTCAAACACTTTGGGTTCCAGGTGCCTGGGATGCACAAAAACCTGAGCTTGCCTACTACGAAGGAAGTATCTGGTACCGCAAAACCTTTGATAAAACAGACCTTTCGAACGATAAACGTTATTTTGTGTATGTTGGTGCGGCCAATTATATAAGTACAGTAACATTAAACGGAGAAGTGCTGGGCGTTCATGAAGGTGGATTTACGCCTTTTGCTTTCGAAATCACAGACTTGCTCAAGGAGAAGGATAATTTTCTGATAATCGGAGTAAACAACAGCCGCCGAAAAGGTGGAATTCCGGCTCCGGTTACCGATTGGTTTAATCATGGCGGAATTACCCGTGATGTGAAATTGATCGAGGTTCCAAAAACTTTTGTAAGCAACTATTTTCTATCCTTAGACAAAAATACACTTGATTCGAAAACCAAACAGATTAACGGAAAACTGGAATTGAACGGAAAGACTTTTCCCGATAAAGCGCGGATTGAAATTCCAGAATTAAAGGTTGACAAAGAAGTTGATGTTGCAGCCGACGGGACATGCAATTTTACCATCAGCATAAAAAATATAGAGTTGTGGTCGCCTAAAAATCCAAAATTGTACGAAGTTTCCATCTCGGCCGCGAATGATAAAGTAAGCGATCAAATAGGATTCAGAACAATTGAAACCGAAGGCAAAAAAATACTGCTGAATGGAAAACAAATTTTCTTAAGAGGAATTTCGTTGCACGATGAAAATCCGCTTCGTGCCGACCGTGCAAATTCTGTAGAAGATGCAAAACTTGTTTTGGGCTGGGCAAAAGAATTGGGATGCAATTTTATTCGTTTGGCGCATTATCCGCATCAGGAGAATATTCTTCGCGAGGCGGATAAAATGGGCATTCTGCTTTGGGAAGAGTTGCCTTTGTACTGGGGCATCGATTGGAAAGATCAGGGAGTACTGCGAAAAGCAAAACAGCAGTATACTGAAGTGATCAACCGCGATTATAACCGCGCAAGTTCAATTATTTGGTCCATTGCAAACGAAACAACTCCATCTGATTCCCGCAATGCATTTTTGGGTGCGGTTGCCGATCATATTCGCTCTATCGATAATACCCGTTTACTCTCAGCGGCATGTAAAAAAGATCAGCCCGGCGATGGAAACAAGGCAAAATATTATACCATTAACGACCCACTGATGAAGTATCTCGACATTGTAAGTTTTAACGAATATTTGGGATGGTACGGTGGTTTACCCGACGAGTGTCGTGAGAAAGTTATTTCATCGGATGAAGACAAACCAATTATTGTCAGTGAATTTGGAGGCGGTGCATTGCAGGGATTTCATGCCGACAGTTTGACCCGCTGGAGCGAAGAATTTCAGGAATATTTGTACCATGAGAGCATTTCGATGTTCGACAAAATCGATGGTTTAGCGGGAATGACGCCGTGGATTCTGGTAGACTTCATGTCGCCGCTGCGTCAGTTGCCCGGTGTTCAGGATGGCTGGAACAGAAAAGGTTTGATTTCAGAAAAAGGATATAAAAAGAAAGCTTTTTTCGAATTGCAGAAGTATTACGAAAAGAAAGCAGTAGAATACGAGTAG